Proteins encoded within one genomic window of Equus caballus isolate H_3958 breed thoroughbred chromosome 20, TB-T2T, whole genome shotgun sequence:
- the LOC111769206 gene encoding uncharacterized protein produces MTLVSPRPPSSPAPGKSGRGAWSGARGSGRGAHPRARGPRSRCGRAPLPLRGPGYSPQRCSAAAQQSAQTPLPPAPHPPRSHRPLGRCRRRRPRRRRRGARPLSRTPPWPRTRLCALASLSNRSAAGPRDPKVQGPEVASGRFAALPHRPDPLPSWGGDPRVWLPCWHLAPGKHVTTRHCMASLIASLRKGRSPPWSPPGGARAPAVERAAALSRLARTPSATTAKRRKVL; encoded by the coding sequence ATGACCCTCGTCAGCCCCCGTCcgccctcctcccccgcccccggaAAAAGCGGCAGAGGGGCGTGGAGCGGCGCGCGCGGGTCCGGTAGGGGCGCGCATCCCCGCGCCCGGGGCCCGCGCAGCAGGTGCGGCCGGGCCCCACTACCCCTGCGAGGCCCCGGCTACTCACCCCAACGATGTTCCGCTGCGGCTCAGCAGTCGGCACAGACGCCTCTTCCGCCTGCTCCGCACCCCCCTCGCAGCCACCGCCCCCTCGGCCGCTGCCGTCGCCGCCgtcctcgccgccgccgccgcggcgcGCGTCCGCTCTCACGCACACCGCCGTGGCCGCGCACGCGCCTCTGCGCGCTGGCGTCACTTAGCAACCGATCGGCGGCGGGCCCGCGGGATCCGAAGGTTCAGGGCCCAGAGGTCGCCTCGGGCCGGTTTGCGGCTTTACCCCACCGGCCCgaccctctgccctcctggggtgggGACCCCAGGGTGTGGCTGCCCTGCTGGCACCTGGCTCCGGGTAAGCACGTCACCACACGTCACTGTATGGCGTCACTGATCGCGTCACTGCGGAAGGGAAGGTCCCCACCGTGGTCGCCGCCTGGAGGTGCCAGGGCGCCCGCGGTGGAGAGAGCTGCGGCCTTGTCCAGACTGGCGCGGACCCCGTCGGCTACGACTGCGAAGCGCCGGAAGGTTCTCTGA